One segment of Methanolinea mesophila DNA contains the following:
- a CDS encoding DUF362 domain-containing protein — MSIVSCPLYRPGEVTEAVRRAVDLLGGIGRFIPAGSQVMLKPNLLQGLPPERAVATHPEVIRAVALLLIQAGATVTLADSPGGGIRYTSGNLRHAYDAAGYARVAEELGFTLNFSPGYSVRSHPDGEVVKQFPLIDPVLGADTIVSVSKAKGHILTLLTGATKNLFGVIPGLEKPVFHARFPEPERFAGMLLDLHALLRPALHIVDAVVGMEGDGPTGGDPRQVGVILAGTNAVAVDYVLCRVLGMEPLDVPVIRAAVARGWLDEKGADIAVLGEPLEHVKVRNFKKPSTYRGEGKGIREKRFLRALYTLGRVYAMRPRTVRHRCTCCGKCAAICPAGAIRIERGGAVIDLSRCIRCYCCHEMCTDNAIMLEQGIAGKVMAKIIRA, encoded by the coding sequence GTGAGCATCGTTTCCTGCCCCCTCTACCGACCCGGGGAGGTAACTGAAGCGGTCCGGCGGGCTGTCGACCTCCTCGGGGGGATCGGCCGGTTCATTCCCGCAGGGTCGCAGGTAATGCTAAAACCGAACCTGCTCCAGGGATTGCCCCCCGAGCGAGCCGTTGCAACCCACCCGGAGGTGATCAGGGCCGTAGCACTCCTGCTTATACAGGCGGGGGCCACGGTCACCCTGGCCGACAGCCCGGGTGGCGGGATACGATATACCTCCGGAAACCTGCGTCACGCATACGATGCAGCGGGTTACGCCCGCGTCGCAGAGGAACTGGGATTCACCCTCAATTTCTCCCCGGGTTATTCGGTCAGGTCCCATCCCGACGGGGAGGTCGTGAAGCAGTTTCCCCTCATAGACCCTGTACTCGGGGCCGATACTATCGTTTCGGTGTCCAAGGCAAAGGGGCATATCCTCACCCTGCTCACCGGGGCGACAAAAAACCTTTTCGGCGTGATTCCGGGCCTGGAAAAACCGGTCTTCCACGCACGTTTCCCCGAACCGGAGCGGTTCGCCGGAATGCTGCTTGACCTTCACGCACTTCTCCGCCCGGCCCTTCATATCGTCGATGCGGTGGTCGGGATGGAGGGGGACGGCCCGACGGGAGGGGACCCCCGCCAGGTAGGGGTGATCCTTGCCGGGACCAACGCGGTTGCTGTTGACTACGTACTGTGCCGTGTGCTGGGAATGGAGCCTCTGGATGTCCCGGTTATCCGTGCTGCAGTTGCGCGGGGCTGGTTGGATGAAAAGGGGGCTGATATCGCCGTGCTCGGGGAACCGCTGGAACATGTCAAGGTCAGGAATTTCAAAAAGCCGTCCACATACCGGGGGGAAGGGAAAGGAATCCGGGAAAAGAGGTTTTTGAGGGCCCTTTACACGCTGGGGAGGGTGTATGCCATGAGACCGCGTACGGTCCGGCACCGGTGCACCTGCTGCGGAAAATGTGCTGCCATTTGTCCTGCCGGGGCCATTCGGATAGAGCGCGGGGGGGCGGTGATCGATCTCTCTCGGTGCATCAGATGTTATTGCTGTCACGAGATGTGCACCGACAACGCCATCATGCTGGAACAGGGGATAGCGGGCAAGGTCATGGCTAAAATTATCAGGGCATGA
- a CDS encoding DUF4097 family beta strand repeat-containing protein, giving the protein MRGLFLLGLLGIGMVFFAGCTSPSIPGGGMVQEEFHGAYDLPPGATLEVHNLNGNIAISGSPDRTLVVDAVKSSLYGQGELDRATIEVQNGTESSVITRFSPPGARVSVSYRILVPTTVSVVKVDTTNGNIDASGVTGDGTVGSTNGYLYLSDWNGTVRGSTTNGRIVINNVGKIAFLHTTNGPISGTLGDMSGEPVLISTTNGAVSLRLEKDLTSPLSISSSNSPVTIVIPEIFNANVDLSTTNGQILFEGVTLSGVSGLGSHMTGVLGSGGPKLAVSTTNGNIILRSA; this is encoded by the coding sequence ATGCGAGGTTTATTTCTGCTCGGTCTTCTTGGGATTGGAATGGTATTTTTTGCAGGATGCACCTCCCCGTCCATCCCGGGCGGTGGCATGGTTCAGGAGGAGTTCCACGGGGCATACGATCTCCCCCCCGGTGCCACCCTGGAAGTGCATAATCTCAACGGAAATATCGCGATCTCGGGATCCCCCGACAGGACCCTGGTGGTGGATGCGGTGAAAAGCAGCCTGTACGGGCAGGGCGAGCTCGACAGGGCAACCATCGAGGTGCAAAACGGCACCGAATCGTCTGTGATCACGAGATTTTCACCCCCGGGTGCGAGAGTGTCCGTATCCTACCGGATCCTCGTCCCCACCACAGTGTCCGTGGTAAAGGTGGATACGACCAATGGGAATATCGACGCGTCGGGTGTCACGGGAGACGGAACGGTGGGGTCTACAAACGGATACCTGTACCTCTCGGACTGGAACGGGACAGTACGCGGGAGCACCACCAACGGCAGAATTGTGATCAATAACGTGGGGAAAATCGCGTTCCTGCACACGACCAACGGACCGATCAGCGGAACTTTGGGTGATATGAGCGGAGAACCGGTCTTGATCTCCACCACCAACGGTGCGGTGAGCCTCAGACTGGAGAAGGACCTTACATCTCCGCTCTCCATCAGTTCCTCGAACTCCCCGGTCACTATCGTGATACCTGAAATATTCAATGCCAATGTCGACCTCTCAACCACGAACGGGCAGATCCTCTTCGAAGGTGTTACCCTCTCGGGGGTATCCGGCCTGGGCAGTCATATGACCGGAGTCCTCGGAAGCGGGGGGCCGAAACTGGCCGTAAGTACCACGAACGGGAATATCATCCTACGGTCGGCCTGA
- a CDS encoding class I SAM-dependent methyltransferase, whose amino-acid sequence MQHNYHDEEGRRRWQNPEELLVRIGLEEGDTFMDVGCGEGFFAIPAARIVGRKGKVFGIDVNRSALDRLEARARSSGLDNITVLEGEGEEVVPCAGCADFVFFGIDLHDFRDPGTVIRNAGTMLIPGKGRLVDLDWKKVQMSFGPPYKIRLSPEQAKSLITEQGFDIMSCEDSGPWHYLIIARLP is encoded by the coding sequence ATGCAGCACAACTACCACGATGAAGAAGGCCGCCGCCGCTGGCAGAACCCGGAAGAACTGCTCGTAAGGATCGGCCTCGAAGAAGGGGATACGTTCATGGATGTGGGATGCGGCGAGGGATTCTTCGCAATCCCGGCCGCACGGATAGTCGGCCGAAAGGGGAAGGTATTCGGTATCGATGTAAACCGGTCTGCCCTGGACCGCCTGGAGGCCCGGGCACGCTCATCCGGCCTGGACAATATAACCGTCCTTGAAGGTGAAGGAGAAGAGGTCGTACCCTGCGCAGGATGCGCAGATTTCGTGTTCTTCGGAATAGACCTCCATGACTTCAGGGATCCCGGGACAGTGATCCGGAATGCGGGAACGATGCTTATCCCGGGCAAAGGACGCCTGGTCGATCTGGACTGGAAGAAAGTGCAGATGTCGTTCGGCCCTCCGTACAAGATCCGGCTCTCCCCCGAACAGGCGAAATCCCTGATCACCGAACAGGGGTTTGATATTATGTCCTGTGAGGATAGTGGCCCCTGGCATTACCTGATCATTGCCCGGCTTCCCTAG
- the msrB gene encoding peptide-methionine (R)-S-oxide reductase MsrB: protein MPQSGTDKVLIFEPRGEKFEEVPRIVKTDEEWRAVLTEESYRVARKKGTEPPFTGKYHNFHGKGIYRCICCGTALFRSDTKFESGTGWPSFWAPIDGHNIRTAPDTSLFMTRTEVLCARCGAHLGHVFDDGPPPTHQRFCMNSASLNFDPDHA, encoded by the coding sequence ATGCCCCAGTCTGGAACAGATAAGGTGTTAATTTTCGAACCTCGAGGAGAGAAATTCGAAGAAGTTCCCCGGATCGTAAAAACCGATGAAGAGTGGCGGGCGGTACTCACTGAGGAATCCTACCGGGTCGCACGAAAAAAAGGGACCGAACCGCCATTTACCGGTAAATATCATAACTTCCATGGAAAAGGGATCTACCGGTGTATATGCTGCGGGACCGCGCTCTTCAGGTCCGATACCAAGTTCGAATCGGGGACTGGATGGCCAAGTTTCTGGGCCCCCATCGACGGACATAACATCCGTACGGCGCCGGATACCAGCCTTTTTATGACAAGGACCGAGGTCTTGTGTGCCCGGTGCGGAGCACACCTCGGACACGTCTTCGACGACGGGCCTCCGCCGACCCACCAGCGGTTCTGCATGAACTCCGCGTCCCTGAACTTTGACCCGGACCATGCGTAA
- a CDS encoding STAS domain-containing protein, whose protein sequence is MMYWRIGASMERETERIKGVLVIRCRGRLDAFGAEKLEETLKSSLQDDDTSVVIDLGEVPYLSSGGIRILLEYRKKLKERGGILALARVGQYPRQVLDMAGFSSVFSLYPTLEEAVASARKTTDRDDLLMELMNPASVRGDLKLSIEPGKPNVAGLRVVGHIDDVLRAKIRKEDIHILSFSESEYSLGLGALGATVDDALPLLGEMITLHGTMVWLPTDGNNTPDFFTPVQDTGNVRLYSGFSVILNGQFHEVITIETDREEGVSIHEVYRELFEFARERKKRDTGVIALVIWGVLAGMQSSGVKKAPLASAGFPDGHTIDEPGFAPEWMDHDTIPRCQGDTLVSFGFGIDQEADLSSFDPRAVLALSPVRYSGERRERLALHNHGVVFRDIPWDPNAHLGNQVKKIVREGKFVDMRHLLESTRLRRMKAGIAYISNISLE, encoded by the coding sequence ATGATGTACTGGAGGATCGGTGCATCAATGGAACGGGAAACCGAGCGGATCAAAGGAGTCCTTGTGATCAGGTGCAGGGGGAGACTGGACGCATTCGGGGCCGAAAAACTTGAGGAGACCCTGAAGAGTTCACTTCAGGACGACGATACTTCGGTGGTTATCGATCTGGGAGAGGTCCCCTACCTGAGCAGCGGGGGGATCAGGATCCTGCTCGAATACAGGAAAAAACTCAAAGAAAGAGGTGGGATCCTCGCCCTTGCGAGGGTCGGGCAGTACCCCCGCCAGGTTTTGGATATGGCAGGATTTTCCTCGGTGTTCTCCCTTTACCCCACCCTGGAAGAAGCCGTGGCCTCCGCCAGGAAGACCACGGACCGCGACGACCTGCTGATGGAACTGATGAACCCGGCCTCCGTCCGCGGAGACCTGAAACTGAGTATCGAGCCTGGGAAGCCGAACGTCGCCGGGTTAAGGGTTGTGGGCCATATCGATGATGTCCTCCGGGCAAAAATCAGAAAAGAAGACATTCATATCCTGAGTTTCTCCGAATCCGAGTATTCGCTGGGACTGGGAGCCCTGGGTGCCACGGTCGACGATGCACTCCCCCTCCTGGGCGAGATGATCACCCTTCACGGGACGATGGTCTGGCTCCCGACAGACGGGAATAATACTCCGGACTTCTTCACTCCTGTGCAGGATACGGGAAATGTAAGGCTTTATTCGGGTTTTTCGGTGATTCTGAACGGGCAGTTCCACGAGGTTATCACGATTGAGACCGATCGGGAGGAAGGGGTCTCGATCCACGAGGTGTATCGCGAGTTATTTGAATTTGCCAGGGAACGAAAGAAGAGGGATACAGGGGTGATCGCCCTGGTGATCTGGGGTGTTCTCGCGGGGATGCAGAGTTCCGGGGTAAAGAAGGCACCGCTCGCCTCGGCGGGTTTCCCTGACGGCCATACCATCGACGAACCGGGCTTTGCGCCGGAATGGATGGACCATGATACAATTCCCAGGTGCCAGGGTGATACTCTGGTCAGTTTCGGGTTTGGCATAGACCAGGAGGCGGACCTGTCCTCATTCGACCCCCGGGCAGTTCTCGCACTCTCCCCGGTAAGGTATAGCGGGGAGCGAAGGGAGCGTCTGGCACTTCACAACCACGGGGTAGTCTTCCGGGATATTCCCTGGGATCCGAATGCACACCTGGGAAACCAGGTGAAGAAGATCGTGAGAGAAGGAAAATTCGTTGATATGCGGCACCTCCTGGAATCTACCCGTCTCCGGAGGATGAAGGCGGGCATCGCCTACATTTCCAATATCTCCCTGGAATGA